A segment of the Leclercia adecarboxylata genome:
TCGTCACAGGAACGAAATAAATAAAACTCTGGCTCAACTTCCATTGGCAGCCAAAAGGGTTCTGTGTCTGGCCTTGGTTTATGTTGATCCAAAAAAAGAAATGAGAATGGGGCAGACCTTTAAAATTCGGGCTGATATGTACGCAAAGATAGCCGGAATACATCCTTCTGTTGCTTATAAGCAAGTCAAGGAAGGTGCTGAATTGTTAAATGTCAGTAAACTTTCCCTTACGGGGAATGATATGAAGGAATTAGCAAAGGAACTTGGTCTTCCAAATTCAAAAAACATCGACCGCCTTGACTTATCGATTACTGATTATTGTGCATATAACCAAAATGAGGGATTTGTAATTCTAAGATTTGGATACACTATCACGCCTTATATATCAAGATTAATTGGGGCGGAAAATAAATTCACAACACAACTAATTGCGTCCTCATTAAAATTGAGAGGGGAGTATTCGTGGTCATTGTATCAGTTAATTAGGAAGAATTACTCAACGTTTAAAGGGAAAAATTCATTTAGCCTATCTCTGGAAGAGTTGAAGGATGAACTTATTGCTTACAATATTGATGATAATGGAGATATTATATATAAGTATCCAGAGTACCCTATATTCAAGCGAGAGGTAATAAATAAGGCCATCAAAGAAATAAAAGAAAAAACTGAGGTGACTTTCCTGTCTTGCGTTGTCGATGAAAAAGAAGGAAGGAAAGTTAGTAAGTTACGATTTGAATACGCTATAGATGAAGATAAATTTGCCGAATCAGGCTCTGATTTTCCTATAGAGTTATTTGACGATGATGATTCTGCTTTTCTTGAGGAGTTTGATAGAAAAGTACCACCCAAAAAGAAATGAGGTGAGTTATGGCTAAAATCTATGATTTCCCGCTGGGCGCAGAGCGAGACAAACTAAGGCATGAAATTGACAGGGAACGTAAAAAGCAACGTAGAGTAAAAACGGGCAATCCGTTTATCCGACACGTTAAATGGTTCTGTTTTTATCTTCGCCTTGTCACAGCTGGCGCACTGCATGTAGTTTCTGTTATTACCCTGGCTGTATTGGGGGCTTTCAGTAAGGCTATTTTCTGGATTGGCGGGATGGTTTGTGTCGTCACATGGTTTCACCTTGAGCGCCAGTTCTGGACGCCACATAATTTCACGATCCCTGTTATCGTAAGCCTGTGGGGATTGAGTTTGTTTGCCACTCCCCTAATGGAGATGATAAACAAAAAAATGCCGTGGTATCGTCTCCTGGTTCCTGATGCGAAAGAAGCAAGCACGGAGACACCTGATGATGAGTCGCGGTGAACCAGTCGCAAGCTGCCTGCTTGCACTGTGCATGTTTGCCTTATACCATCGGTTTAGCATAGTGCGCGATGTGAGTTCTTTTCAATGCGATGCAGGATAGGGCAAACGCCGCAAAATGCTAGCATTTTACTCGTTTGCCCGGTGACCTACAGTCGGTTCTTGTTGGAGGATTTATGAAGTTTGATGTAAAAGAGTTTATTGATGATAAATACGCAAAAGCTATTAATATTTTAAAGGAAAACCTCAAAGAAAACTATCATGTTTTTTATGGGATCAGATTGAGTGAAATTCTTTTTCCTGCCAGTGAGTATGGCTCTGATGCTTTCTTTAAAGAATTTGAATCAATTAACAGTGTAATACTACCATTAGTAATCTTTGATTTAACACAACGCAAGCCAATGATGATTATCAGCTTCGATAAGATATCTGATGCCAGTTTGTTGGCAGGGACGGGTATTGTGGTTCTTGAATGTATGGCTCTGTCCGATCTTCTGACAAATGATAATATTGCTATTTTATATAAAATCTAAGAATCTTCTCTCAGTTTATACTTTCTGCTAGGGTCACCAAGTGTTATCGAGTTTAGTTCATGTGAGTAATGGTGTGTATGGTAATGCGCTGGATTTTTCAGATAATCGGGGAATGATATTATTTTCCCGCAACTAATTGCAGAATAGAACCAGTTACGGAAAGTTTTGTCATTTGTTTTTAGTGCATGTTTTGGAATAAAAACTAATTTAATACTGGAAACGTAATTGACAGGATTAAGTATAGTATATCTGTTTTCTACAAACTCTTTTAAAGCATCTATAAATTCATATTCTGATGTATAAATTTCTGTCTTATTACTAGGGCGTTTTATCTGGAATATGAATGAATAGTAGTTCTGGTCAAGTATTTCAACGGTGTTTGAATTTATGCTCAGTTGTTCAATAACCGCTTCTCGTTTATACTCTAATTTGTCTCTGACAGATTGATATACAACCATTGCTGCATGATGTGAACCACCACTGTTTGAAGCTACATAGCGGTCAAGCCAGGAGTAATATGTAACATTGATAGAATCGCGAGGGTTGAAACCTTCATGCTCAATGTGCCATATATTATCCTCCCAGTCTGAAATGTTTTCAGCTTTCAGGTTTTTGGCGGGATACATCCCCTCCCCCCATGAGTAAAGGTTTTTGAACCAACTACCATTTATTACCTTGTTCCATCCACAACCGAAACTTTTCGAGGCAGTCAGAGACTGTAATTTGTTAAAATCGAAATCCAGAGAGTGTTTTTTATCTGTAGTTATTATGTTACTCAGAATCTCAGCCAGATCCCTGTCAATATATCTCAGTGAGTATTCGCTAAATATATTTTCAAGCTGCAATATGGTGTCTGCATCCGCTGTAGGTTCAACTAACTTAATATCAGCAAGATTTTTAAACGTTGCAGCGGTCAGCTTATGGTGATCTGTCAACCTGTAGAGTTGACAGATTAATTCGGTTAAATATCTCATAGATTATCATCCATGCTTCTATGGTTAGAATTTTGCTGATTCCAGTAACCAGTGGTTTTTCTGGTTTTCGTCCAGATTATCAAATGCGGCCAGCGCTGCCTTTAGAACGGTTGTCCTGCTCTGTCCTGTTCTGATCGCCTCAGCCTCTAGGATATCGTCAAAGGCTTCAGAAAGCCGGAAATTAACCAGCTTCGCTTTACCTGGTGTTGGCTTCCTTGTGGCTCCAGAGATAAAGCGTGCTGTTTCTGCGTTTGTTGCCTGTTCTTCTGTCGCCGGAACGGTTGGCGTTTTCAATTTTAAAACCATACAAAATCCTCATTAAAGACACTATCTAAGTGTAAATACTATAGTGTCTTTATGTTGTCTTTACAATGTAAATTTCTATGTATTCGATTGAAATATTTAGATTATCCCTATTTCCTGGGCGACTAATTCTATCTGTGCTTTTGCTGTTGTCAGACTGGAGGCGCGGCTTACATCATGTACCCCTGCCCCTTCATTGCAGGCGCTTTCAAACACATCCAATTCTGACATGCGGTTTTTTAGTGGCTGTATCCAGACGTCGTCTGAGCGTAATAATTTATCCAGCTCAATAGCGGCTTTTCTGTGGCGTGGCTTGCTTGGGTTTATTCTGGTAAGTAATACCCAGGGTTGCAGGGCTGCGTTTGATTTCTGAGCCATGCGGACTTTCTCGGTTACGCTCGTCAGTGTTTCACTTTCAAAGTCAGATGACGCTTTAACCAGAGTTATCATGATATCTGACACAGTCAGTGCGCTACGGAACTCAAGGCTGTCATGTCCGGGGCAGTCAACGATCAGAACATCGCACAGCTTGCTCAGGCGGTTAATCTCTTTGCTTACATTACCGTATGCCTCGTAGACTGGTACTGTTGGGAGGCTATTCTCCCTGCGTTTTTCATTCCAGCTGATAAGGTCATTGTTCTTATCGGTTTTAAGGATGATTACCGATTTTTCTCTGTTTGCCAGCATAGATGCTGTGTTAGCTGAGTAGGTGCTTTTCCCTACCCCGCCCTTATCTGAAACCACCAGTAAAATTTTTCCCATTTCCGCATCCTCGTATTTACGATGTAAAGCTTTTCATGTCTTTACGGTGTCTTTAACTTATAAAGATATAGGCGTCTTTATAGTGTCTTTATACT
Coding sequences within it:
- the ddp1 gene encoding DNA distortion polypeptide 3; amino-acid sequence: MKFDVKEFIDDKYAKAINILKENLKENYHVFYGIRLSEILFPASEYGSDAFFKEFESINSVILPLVIFDLTQRKPMMIISFDKISDASLLAGTGIVVLECMALSDLLTNDNIAILYKI
- a CDS encoding DUF6685 family protein: MRYLTELICQLYRLTDHHKLTAATFKNLADIKLVEPTADADTILQLENIFSEYSLRYIDRDLAEILSNIITTDKKHSLDFDFNKLQSLTASKSFGCGWNKVINGSWFKNLYSWGEGMYPAKNLKAENISDWEDNIWHIEHEGFNPRDSINVTYYSWLDRYVASNSGGSHHAAMVVYQSVRDKLEYKREAVIEQLSINSNTVEILDQNYYSFIFQIKRPSNKTEIYTSEYEFIDALKEFVENRYTILNPVNYVSSIKLVFIPKHALKTNDKTFRNWFYSAISCGKIISFPDYLKNPAHYHTHHYSHELNSITLGDPSRKYKLREDS
- a CDS encoding ArsA-related P-loop ATPase, which codes for MGKILLVVSDKGGVGKSTYSANTASMLANREKSVIILKTDKNNDLISWNEKRRENSLPTVPVYEAYGNVSKEINRLSKLCDVLIVDCPGHDSLEFRSALTVSDIMITLVKASSDFESETLTSVTEKVRMAQKSNAALQPWVLLTRINPSKPRHRKAAIELDKLLRSDDVWIQPLKNRMSELDVFESACNEGAGVHDVSRASSLTTAKAQIELVAQEIGII
- a CDS encoding replication initiation protein — protein: MKNVTEKTKIRHRNEINKTLAQLPLAAKRVLCLALVYVDPKKEMRMGQTFKIRADMYAKIAGIHPSVAYKQVKEGAELLNVSKLSLTGNDMKELAKELGLPNSKNIDRLDLSITDYCAYNQNEGFVILRFGYTITPYISRLIGAENKFTTQLIASSLKLRGEYSWSLYQLIRKNYSTFKGKNSFSLSLEELKDELIAYNIDDNGDIIYKYPEYPIFKREVINKAIKEIKEKTEVTFLSCVVDEKEGRKVSKLRFEYAIDEDKFAESGSDFPIELFDDDDSAFLEEFDRKVPPKKK